From the genome of Besnoitia besnoiti strain Bb-Ger1 chromosome Unknown contig00173, whole genome shotgun sequence:
cggttatgagatacagacaaccaagttctttatgattgcagtacaccaccaccccactggactgcttaagacagctaaaagtgttggatttcaatatcctactacattaagattattccacatcggttatgttctaggcgtaatatatggattcttgttctcactcatcttaacagcgagagaaaactactactcagatgctagtctaatcagtagcatcgtacttggagttatcatctctgagacaggattatttatcagctttttctggggagtatatactacgagttggactactggtttagatcttgaaggtctttgtttaccggatccaagttctcttgtgcttttcatgaccatcatgttaagtgcattagcagagca
Proteins encoded in this window:
- a CDS encoding uncharacterized protein (encoded by transcript BESB_032380) — its product is MIAVHHHPTGLLKTAKSVGFQYPTTLRLFHIGYVLGVIYGFLFSLILTARENYYSDASLISSIVLGVIISETGLFISFFWGVYTTSWTTGLDLEGLCLPDPSSLVLFMTIMLSALAEHS